The segment NNNNNNNNNNNNNNNNNNNNNNNNNNNNNNNNNNNNNNNNNNNNNNNNNNNNNNNNNNNNNNNNNNNNNNNNNNNNNNNATTAACAAATGTTGATTtacttaaaaaataatttttagCACTATAATCCTTTTTATTCGTATgaattttttcttgttttttcttatttttattatatggtAAATACTGGAAATCCTTTTTAGTTAACCTTATTATAGATGAtccaaaaaaataaatggaTCCAAAATTTTCTAACCATACGGTTTTATATAAGGAGTTTGAACCAATTTTCGAATTTATAACAATTTCGGTCCATACTGAATTTGaaaaatcataaaaataaaaaataaaaggaaaaacAAATACAGAAACGAGAACTAGACAGAgattttaagaaaaaataaacatttatatacaCGAAGGTaaatatggataatatatatatgattaatttttttcctttatgAGCAATCAGATCAAGTAAGCAAAAacttaaatatatatgttaaagctttatataaagaaaaaaaaaaaataaataaataaataaaaaaataggtatcatataaaaataaaaatggttgtttttaattttctaattatatatatgaaaaaaaacaaaaaaaaaaaaaaaaaaaaaaaaaaaaaataataataaataaataaaaaatatataaaaaatagctgtttattatttaaaatacaattttacaaacatatacatatatatatatatatatatatattaataataaacagttgtttgtttgtttgtttttttttattttttccggtttttataacaattttgggaatttttacaaaatgtaaacataaatatatataaatacataaataaatatataacgaatattttattatataacatttagagtcaaataaatataattttatatacacGAATTTATTGTgtctaaaaaaaaaatatatatatatatatatataaataaaacaaagatatactattttattatatacatatattttataataccttttcaaaaaaatacaaaatttCAAAATTGTGTtggataataatattaaacaaattttatatatttatatattcctaatgaaaaaaataaaaaataaaactacaattaattttatttttcacttgtttttattttaataaataaataaataaataaatatatatatatatatatatatatatatatatatatatatatatatatatattaatggaacatttattttatttggaatattataattgaaaaaagtaaacatttaaatgatagaaaaaatatgtaaaaaaaaaaaaattcaaatttaatttttatatgtattaatgAAAACAACACAAAActgtaaatatatataaatatatatatatatagtgcacacatataaaatatatataaaattattacattctttttttttatattaaagaaatataaatgaaatgttgttataaataatattatgtagacagaatgaatattttgttctttcacttgcaaaaaatatatgtacatatatatatatatatatgcatttatatttatcataaaagctaattcatttttattacatatattttttttttttattaatataaagaattttccaaaaaaaacaaacaaaatgatgttaatatatcccaagaataacataataaaattttatgtattttccaaaacttcattttttttaaaatatagCTTCTAATGCATATTATTTGTTAcacatataattaaatataagaaattataaatattattaaatgtgTTTCCATAAAAcgttaaaaaaaaaaatttgaaacatcacatatataatataatatatatcatatatattacataattatagtaaaaaaatatatgtatatttaattatatatagttGCATAATAAAATAGGTTATgctaataaaaaaaatggtaCTTCAAACAATTTAattaagaatattttttttcttattcgtaataatataaagctttcttttaagaataaaaaaaaaaaaaacaaaaaaaagcaTGTGTTGCATACAcaacttttatttttatgttataacaccataatataatattaatactTAAGAATgctttttttaaatcttATCAAGcttattcatttatatatatatatatatatatatatatttatttatttatttttctcgacaagaaataataaaaacgaatataatatatataatattacttCTTATAGTTATCctaataaatgaaaattatatgagGAACGCTTTAAAGAAtttgaatattatataatatttttcattatgaTTCACGCctcaaaaaataaaataaaataaaaaacaatatataaaaaatatatgctacatatatatatgaataatatatatgtacattcCTGAAACTCTGTTATACCAACCAATATTTCCCaacttttaaatatttatatttgtacaCAATCAATCATACACTTATACATTTgagcaaaaaaaaataaaaaaatataaaattaagcatattatttcattttatttctcaatttatattttatgaaacCTTTTATGcttatatatcatttatgTATGTAATAGGATAtaagcaaaaaaaaaagagaaaaaaaaaaaaaaaaaaaaaaagaaagaaaaagaaaaagaaatattcTGATATGTTTAGGCgcaaaaataataattaatataattaattcatctataaaaatagagaaaggaaaatttaaatatggGGCATcataatgtatatataataaataacatataatatatatatatatttgtatgtGTAAACATTTActatatatgtatttatgtatgtaaaaaataatttgaaATATTTGATATACTTTTTCCTTTTAAGTATGTTTCTGAAATATCGATGTATTATTCTCTTTTTGTGTATATTCAGGAACAATATATTAGTACACTcaataaaaatgaacaaaatacatatacaaTGGAATGATAAAATGATTAATAGTTATAACaaaacattattattgaaTTCCTTAAGGAAgacaaaaaataatatattttatgctacatatattaaaacaccttttttacatattaatCAAAGAAAAATcaattatttaaaaaaagataatcATAGTAtttattcaaaatattataataacgAACCAGTATATAATACCTACAACCctatattaaattatgatattttAGATATAATTAAAGTGTATGGAAGATTAGCTGAGCATACCAAATATGAATCTCtgaatattaatataaacataaatgaACAAGATGTACAAGTTAAAGAAAACAATAACttatttacaaaaatgttttcctttttaaaaaggaaaagtacaaataattataataaagtTTATTGGTTTCATCATTTTCTAAAATGTGGAAAAATGAACTTTAATGACTTCAGAAActcattatttaaattaaaattcAAATGGCCAAAGGATTCTATCTTTCCAacttataatatttttttatttgaaaaaggattgaataaaaatatggaCTCACCAACaattagaaaaaaagtGGAAAATTATATGCAGTATCAAGAAATAAATGACAATCTTTTGAAAAGCTGCTTCTACTGTTTCTCGGATGgtaaagaatatataacggtgtatgatattttaagaacatttaataattggaagaaaattaataaacataaaaataatgacaaACCTAAAGGACTCTTTTCCttctttaaaaaagaacatAACGAAGAAGACGAATCAGTTGATTGGTTTACAttcaaaaagaaaattgATCTCAGTACAATTCAAATGTACGaatcaaaaaaatgataacatatatataaatatatatatatatatatatatatatataatatgcgtatgctttttttattgtaattttttataaaaatttatcaatttatttattctctacttttttttgtaattattaattttttttttttaatgtttatacactataaaaatatgtgcATCACATCCTATAAAccatttattattaaactTCATAATTATCGTGTATAAAGTAAAAATCTTTCCATTAATAATTACCATatggtatatatatatatatatatgtatatttgttaacgtcaaaaaataaaataaaatatttgaatataaaaagataattatccttatttaatattcatatataaataagacaatagaaaaaaaaaaaaaaaaaaaattcaattttataaaattcaaaaaaaaaaaaaaaaaaaaaaaaaaaaaaaaaaaaaaaNNNNNNNNNNNNNNNNNNNNNNNNNNNNNNNNNNNNNNNNNNNNNNNNNNNNNNNNNNNNNNNNNNNNNNNNNNNNNNNNNNNNNNNNNNNNNNNNNNNNNNNNNNNNNNNNNNNNNNNNNNNNNNNNNNNNNNNNNNNNNNNNNNNNNNNNNNNNNNNNNNNNNNNNNNNNNNNNNNNNNNNNNNNNNNNNNNNNNNNNNNNNNNNNNNNNNNNNNNNNNNNNNNNNNNNNNNNNNNNNNNNNNNNNNNNNNNNNNNNNNNNNNNNNNNNNNNNNNNNNNNNNNNNNNNNNNNNNNNNNNNNNNNNNNNNNNNNNNNNNNNNNNNNNNNNNNNNNNNNNNNNNNNNNNNNNNNNNNNNNNNNNNNNNNNNNNNNNNNNNNNNNNNNNNNNNNNNNNNNNtaatatatatatatatatatatatatatatatattgtatgtacaaaataatttaagCATATTTGTGTATagttttttctttttttttattaaaaataaaataaaaaaaaaaaaaaaagaatattcAGAATAGTTATTTTGTAcacaaaaattaaaaaaaaattacatatatatatatatatatatatattgaatatatattaatacaaaGACATTTTTGTAGTATGGCAATTGTCATTTAGaactatatataataatataaaatttttatatatttttattttattattggAACAGATTCGTTTTATTAACAAATGTTGATTtacttaaaaaataatttttagCACTATAATCCTTTTTATTCGTATgaattttttcttgttttttcttatttttattatatggtAAATACTGGAAATCCTTTTTAGTTAACCTTATTATAGATGAtccaaaaaaataaatggaTCCAAAATTTTCTAACCATACGGTTTTATATAAGGAGTTTGAACCAATTTTCGAATTTATAACAATTTCGGTCCATACTGAATTTGaaaaatcataaaaataaatatcatattttgGTAAGGAAGAATTTTTACATTCGCCACctattataaacatataatcATTAATTAAAACACAACTATGTCTATATCTCTTTTCAGGTATTTCTCCTTTTCCAATAATTTCAAAACATTTATTCGtttctatattatatataaataaattattacaaaaatttaaattGATTTTATTACTGTTAAAGCTATAAAAATCTATACCCccaaaaaaatataaattgcttttataatatacacACGAATGACCAGCTCTTTTACCTAACCATTGTACAcgttttatttttatatcattttttattatatcacAAATATATGTGCACTTTCTATTATTTAAACAATTAAAGCAAAGAAAATCATTCCTTtcatgatatatatttgttttttcatttgttaaaatattaattttattatgattcatattatatgtatcatCTGGATACATATTCACACCATTTTTCTCACAATtgtcattatttatatgtttaaaatataagatATCTGACGAGTCAGAAATGAGATTACACACATCATCACTAGGAtaatcattaatattatttctattaataatattatcattattatcattattattattattattattattattattattatcatctttaGTATTAACAGAATTATTCAACAAACTAACAATATTTTGACTCAtcttataattaatatCCTTTTTATGTTTCCTATTTTTCCTATTTGTTGTAGAAGAAGAACAAATTACATTATCAAAAGATTCTCTAACTTCTGTCCCTTCACCTAgattttcaaaaatatcATTCCCCAAATTTGTGCTACTAATTGTTCCAATAGTACCTATAGTTGTTGCAATTTGCTCAaatgtattttttcctAAAGATTTATTATGCACATTTGAAGGatcattattttgttcaaGATTCTTGGACACAGTATTATTACACGAGAATAATGAAAAGTTATCATAATTCTTTTGTTCATCAAAAATGTCATCACATATATCATCAGaatatgattttttttcattacatgtattatttacatttttttctatatctaataagaaattatcatttctttttttgaTATGTATATCATCAACTAGActattttcattaatttgttcaaaattaatatttttgtttttctcCTTTTCGCTGTATGGATATAATTCTATCcatttgttattataaaaatcatataaatataaatcattataaataacatCTACATATTCGTCGTTGTTTTTAATTGTATTCCCTTTACCTCCAAATAAGTAAATTAATGAATAACAATCTTCATTAACACTACaaattgaaaaataatCTCTAGCTTTTATAATTcgtttcttttttttcaaaaaattatttttttcattttgtaaaaaCTCATAAATTTCGGACATACCATTGACATATTctacataattattataatattcatttttactattaaaataaaattggTTACCCCCTATGTTTTCGTTTTGAtgtatatcttttataCATTCTTGTAAATCCCTTGATACCTTACTATTGTTGCACTCAATTTggttataaaaattatttaacaCAACATGGTTATCACAAGATAAATCATTTTGTATGTTCTTATAATCGTCATATAAACTATCgtttgatatatttttatgattatcAAAAGGAAAACAATTACTTGTATATGTATCAAGGTTGTTATTTTTGTACTTATActtctttttcttattattattattattattatgatgaaTAGAATAAGGACCATCAGAATGAATATTGGAATGATCACCACTATGATTATCACTATgattatcatcatcacatttatatatatatttatcatcaAATATATCCCATTCTTTGTATTCCTTTTTcgtattttttttgttatttacTGTTTTCTTATCACATTTGACATTACTCTTCcttttaattaaattaaaaaaggattggaaattatttatttcatcatTAAATGTATCTACAACTATAGTTGAAAAAAGtgtattcatattatatacattaattttacaaatattcataaaatgTGCATTACTacttataataaataaagaattgTTTAAGTAGACCATGTCGgtataattaataaatgaaatattattatgatatttataatatgatttatttatatttacattaatatcatttttaatatcaCTACTAGATAAAGACAAAAGTGTATTCTTTCTTAGAGACatttcttcatatatatttaaaaagatataccatacattattatatggtgtatacaaatatatacatttttttattttatcaaaaatatatatattatcatttaatacGCATACACCATCACatctatttttataaactTTTGAATCGAATCCaatattatcaatattaaattcgtatacatttttctttatcaaATCATTATCAATaatcttattattattactagAACTTTTAGTAAAATTCaaattattctttatattattattacattgATTTTTATCGTcatattttgattttatatcatatttatttatattcatatttatattatcattataataatattttcctttcaattttttattctcattaatattcattttatttttttcttttttatttatattataacataCAAATGTCTCATCTcctttataatatttttttttttttatcacatccttataattattcatattattattattattattataaaaatcaCCATAGTAATTAGtactactattattacTCATACTGTCATTTTCAATAATGCTTTGATccttctttattatttttttcttttttttattctttttattcctatatatgtgatcatttttattcataaataAGGAACTTTGTGAAGATGATTCCTTGGAGTAACAAAGGTTACTGTTATTTGTTACGTCCACAAAATTACTTATGAgattttcattttctatattattataattatataaatttatatttctattatatatattcttgCTTTTCTGGTATAagtaatttattatattcataattaCATTTTAGTTCTTTTTgttgaagaaaaaaaaaaataaaaaaaaaatcataataataaaattgtacaaatatatattattaaaaaataattcttataaattagtattatataaattacttatacatacatatatatatatatatatatatatatatatatattaaaatatggaaatatataaatatgcGTATAACTAATATAATACACctatataatacataaatatatatatatatatatatatatatatagatcttatataaaaatatcgTTAATTTAAATGCATAAATCAGCTACtcatattttcataatatataattaaacataaaaaaatatatttatatatacagaATTATATCATGGTGTActtatttgtttatttgtttatttcttcattcattttttttttttttttttttgcttttCTAAAATCACTACATGTTTTATAAAACAACATAAATTACAAAAGCGATACGGCACACATTTCCTGTTTAAATGAGTTATATCTTAATTTAAGGAaaaaaccaaaaaaaaaaaaaaaaaaattgaaaaaaatgaaaaaagaaaaaggaaaaacaaattaaagtaatatatatatatatatatatatatatatatatatatgtttatatatttatttatttatataaacaatatatttatcatataaaagatatttaaaatgtgacataaaaaaaaaaaaagaaaaacataaatatacataaatacatatgtatatatatatatatatatattatgttttatatgACCAGAAAAAacgataataataataaaagaaagaaatGATTTATACTTctctatattatttatttaatttttttactttcttatttcataaaatcatatataaatataaacatatatatatatatatatatatatattttattaaagagataaaaaaaatagaaacgtacataaaaaataaataatatatatatatatatatattatatttataaaacataccaatttaccaaaaaaaaaaagataaaataaaatataatgttaCATGAAGAGggaaattataaattttttaacatttatatatattatatatatatatattaaaatttttccAAATATgtcatattaaaaaataatatgcatatatatatatatatatatataatatatttattttacaGAATGGAGATTATTTGTTacaaattttatattttaattgttttatttaaaaggagaaacaaattatatatttcatgttataaataattttataatttaaaaacaataaaaaaaacgaaaaaaaaaaaaaaaattaaaaacatttgtaattttctttttttatacttaaatatatgtataaatatacaaaaactgtaaaaatatataataatatgtgaaacataaaatgtacatattatacaaaCTAAATAAACactatattatatatatatatatatatatataatatatatatatggatatacatatttatatacatatagtttatattatatataaccaagacacaaaaaggaaaaattttgtttatttttttatatttttatggatgtatatttttttcttttttggaaattttaaaattttataaaaccTCCCATTTTgtcataattatatttttaaatttgtaaaaaaaaaaaaaaaaaaaaaaaaaatacatataacaAATTACTGTATTATGATACAATAGttaaatacattttattttattttattttattttattttattttattttattttattttattttttttttttttttttttttttttttttttatgaataattaatttatcCCTGTTCATGATAAATTACATATTCATATATCATATATGAAACAttacttttaaaaaaagaattatatttaaaaaaNNNNNNNNNNNNNNNNNNNNNNNNNNNNNNNNNNNNNNNNNNNNNNNNNNNNNNNNNNNNNNNNNNNNNNNNNNNNNNNNNNNNNNNNNNNNNNNNNNNNNNNNNNNNNNNNNNNNNNNNNNNNNNNNNNNNNNNNNNNNNNNNNNNNNNNNNNNNNNNNNNNNNNNNNNNNNNNNNNNNNNNNNNNNNNNNNNNNNNNNNNNNNNNNNNNNNNNNNNNNNNNNNNNNNNNNNNNNNNNNNNNNNNNNNNNNNNNNNNNNNNNNNNNNNNNNNNNNNNNNNNNNNNNNNNNNNNNNNNNNNNNNNNNNNNNNNNNNNNNNNNNNNNNNNNNNNNNNNNNNNNNNNNNNNNNNNNNNNNNNNNNNNNNNNNNNNNNNNNNNNNNNNNNNNNNNNNNNNNNNCATATATGACATattacatttaaaaaaagaattatatttataaatagTTATATcattcttaaaaaaaaaataaaaaagaaaacaaaattttttaacatttgttatatatatatgttatatatttatgatcGTTGCAgcaaaaaatatattcataggattcatatttaattataagaGCAACAaggataaatataaataaatatacacatatattatatattatatatatatatatatatatttcctttttattaacatatttCGAAATAAgttgtttattatatgagAGTAACCTTGCGAATGTgattaaattaaaaaaattggtacacataaaaatatataatcttatattgtttttattttcctatatttaattaaaaaaattcccttcatataaaaatgcTTTAAGTTTTAAAAGTTCacataattaattttaatgtatacatcattttaaaatgtaatataaccgaaaggaaaaaaaaaggaaaaattaaatgaaagaacaaaaaaacaagcatatattatattatacataaatattaatacatatatatatatatatatatttaaatatatatatatatagcaTGTTATTGTGTGTTAACTTTTTAGTATCTATATTTAAAGCTTTTAtgttaattttaattaatataaaaatcaaataaCATATGGGGGATAACTTATTTCACAATTATATATCgtgaatattttattattcgtttatatatatgtaaaaacCAATTTCATATaactttattttattttatcatcataaaaaaaaaattatatataagaaccattttcatataactttattttattttatcatcataaaaaaaaaattatattctACAATGATAAGAATTATTCGAAATACATGTATGAACATGGTTATTTCTataattgttattattgttattatcaTTTGACTGGTTGTTGTTAGCATGACTACTATTGGGagcattattattattattattattccatatttatataaatactaACCAAGTGAACACAAACatacaataaataaatatataatatatatatatatatatatatttatatgttattttatatttttcttttctttctttcatgacatataaaaataatactttaaaaaaatatatagcttttgcatttatttattcctGACAGTtctctttattttttatttttaaatatatataaaaataattactAACCAAATCgttgatataaaaaaaataaaaaatacttatatttttaaataataagtattatttatacaaaaaaaatcataaaaagtatcttttatttttataatactatttatgataatatccaatataaaataagatgagattataaatatataataatataaatgaataaaaaaatttttttttttttttttttttttttgcaaaaaactatatttatattcttaaatttttatactcatacaaaaaaaaaaaaaaaaaaaaaaaaaaaaaaaaaaaaaaaaaaaaaataaaaaaaatttttttaaNNNNNNNNNNNNNNNNNNNNNNNNNNNNNNNNNNNNNNNNNNNNNNNNNNNNNNNNNNNNNNNNNNNNNNNNNNNNNNNNNNNNNNNNNNNNNNNNNNNNNNNNNNNNNNNNNNNNNNNNNNNNNNNNNNNNNNNNNNNNNNNNNNNNNNNNNNNNNNNNNNNNNNNNNNNNNNNNNNNNNNNNNNNNNNNNNNNNNNNNNNNNNNNNNNNNNNNNNNNNNNNNNNNNNNNNNNNNNNNNNNNNNNNNNNNNNNNNNNNNNNNNNNNNNNNNNNNNNNNNNNNNNNNNNNNNNNNNNNNNNNNNNNNNNNNNNNNNNNNNNNNNNNNNNNNNNNNNNNNNNNNNNNNNNNNNNNNNNNNNNNNNNNNNNNNNNNNNNNNNNNNNNNNNNNNNNNNNNNNNttaaaaaaaaaaaaaaaaaaaaaataaaaaaaaattaaaaaataataaaaaataaaataaaaaaaaaaatttttttttttttttttttttttttgaaaaaaaataaattaatattcttaaatttttataacaaaaaaaaaaaaaaaaaaaaaaaaaaaaaaagataaacaacaacaataaatatatatatatttttttaatgtgaaatataaataatataaactcaaaaaaaacatacaaaaataaaataataaaaattatttagaaataaaataatatattaactcttattcattttgtaaatgcttcgttaaaaaaaaaaatgtaataaaaaatattttatataaaaatataaataaaaaaaaaatgtgatgtaaaaaaataatatatttttttttcttttttaaaattaaaatatattttttttctttatttttttatatgtataataataatatattatttttatttataaaaaataaaatataatatatattatatatatatatatatatatatataatatgatattattatatgcaTGTTTAAGTGCATGCCTTCTAAATTctttcttatattttatttttttttttgttctacatttttttaagaataatattttttacagtattatatacttttatttatttattatattatattatatagattattataataatatttatacatataatatatataatatatgtatatgttaTAGTAAGTATATcttatatatgtatatttctttaataaattgaaaaaatatttcttgaaaaaaagaaaaagataatcatatatatatagctgtataaacattttttttattatacatatatatatatatatatatatatattataaataatgtattaaaaatatctcattaattaaaatgaacaaatttaaaaaatatataataagtataaaaaaattaaaatataaaaaaaaaaaaaaattaaagtataagaaaaaaatatatattttttttttttcccatgtatataaaaaatcaCATACAACATGTTAAAAGTTTTTGTAGTaagaatatttatgtgaaataatatatataatatatgattttgatatatttatttatatatataaaatctatattatatattgttatatattatattaatataaatatcttATTCAAAACAATGTgattattttgtaaaattattacaagtatataatatatataaatatattatatttatgtattttggttttgtatatatatatatataatataaatttatatttttttgtactTAGCCcttacatttttttttttttttaaatagtgtatttttatacatttgaattatatgatatatatatacatacatacatacatacatacatacgtacatatatatttatatatatatgtgatatatttatttatgaattatattatatataaataaaatattatatttctttctatattaagatttaat is part of the Plasmodium reichenowi strain SY57 chromosome 12, whole genome shotgun sequence genome and harbors:
- a CDS encoding hypothetical protein (conserved Plasmodium protein, unknown function) — translated: MFLKYRCIILFLCIFRNNILVHSIKMNKIHIQWNDKMINSYNKTLLLNSLRKTKNNIFYATYIKTPFLHINQRKINYLKKDNHSIYSKYYNNEPVYNTYNPILNYDILDIIKVYGRLAEHTKYESLNINININEQDVQVKENNNLFTKMFSFLKRKSTNNYNKVYWFHHFLKCGKMNFNDFRNSLFKLKFKWPKDSIFPTYNIFLFEKGLNKNMDSPTIRKKVENYMQYQEINDNLLKSCFYCFSDGKEYITVYDILRTFNNWKKINKHKNNDKPKGLFSFFKKEHNEEDESVDWFTFKKKIDLSTIQMYESKK
- a CDS encoding hypothetical protein (conserved Plasmodium protein, unknown function), coding for MNIINYLYQKSKNIYNRNINLYNYNNIENENLISNFVDVTNNSNLCYSKESSSQSSLFMNKNDHIYRNKKNKKKKKIIKKDQSIIENDSMSNNSSTNYYGDFYNNNNNNMNNYKDVIKKKKYYKGDETFVCYNINKKEKNKMNINENKKLKGKYYYNDNINMNINKYDIKSKYDDKNQCNNNIKNNLNFTKSSSNNNKIIDNDLIKKNVYEFNIDNIGFDSKVYKNRCDGVCVLNDNIYIFDKIKKCIYLYTPYNNVWYIFLNIYEEMSLRKNTLLSLSSSDIKNDINVNINKSYYKYHNNISFINYTDMVYLNNSLFIISSNAHFMNICKINVYNMNTLFSTIVVDTFNDEINNFQSFFNLIKRKSNVKCDKKTVNNKKNTKKEYKEWDIFDDKYIYKCDDDNHSDNHSGDHSNIHSDGPYSIHHNNNNNNKKKKYKYKNNNLDTYTSNCFPFDNHKNISNDSLYDDYKNIQNDLSCDNHVVLNNFYNQIECNNSKVSRDLQECIKDIHQNENIGGNQFYFNSKNEYYNNYVEYVNGMSEIYEFLQNEKNNFLKKKKRIIKARDYFSICSVNEDCYSLIYLFGGKGNTIKNNDEYVDVIYNDLYLYDFYNNKWIELYPYSEKEKNKNINFEQINENSLVDDIHIKKRNDNFLLDIEKNVNNTCNEKKSYSDDICDDIFDEQKNYDNFSLFSCNNTVSKNLEQNNDPSNVHNKSLGKNTFEQIATTIGTIGTISSTNLGNDIFENLGEGTEVRESFDNVICSSSTTNRKNRKHKKDINYKMSQNIVSLLNNSVNTKDDNNNNNNNNNNNDNNDNIINRNNINDYPSDDVCNLISDSSDILYFKHINNDNCEKNGVNMYPDDTYNMNHNKINILTNEKTNIYHERNDFLCFNCLNNRKCTYICDIIKNDIKIKRVQWLGKRAGHSCVYYKSNLYFFGGIDFYSFNSNKINLNFCNNLFIYNIETNKCFEIIGKGEIPEKRYRHSCVLINDYMFIIGGECKNSSLPKYDIYFYDFSNSVWTEIVINSKIGSNSLYKTVWLENFGSIYFFGSSIIRLTKKDFQYLPYNKNKKKQEKIHTNKKDYSAKNYFLSKSTFVNKTNLFQ